The Kribbella sp. HUAS MG21 genome includes the window CTCGTGAAGGGCCTGATCGGCGTCGCCCTGGTGATCGGCGCCAACAAGATCGCCCACATCTTCGGCGAGGCGGGGGTGTACCAGAAGTGACTTCGATCGAGGCGAAGGGGATCGACGACGGTCCCGCGATGCCGGCGCGGGTGCTCAAGGGCGTCGTCCTGGTGATCTGCTGCGCGGTCGTGATCGTGCCGTTCATCGGGGTGATCTCGACGAGTATCGCGAGCCAGGAACACGTGACGAACTCCGGCGGGTTCGTGCTCTGGCCGGACGCGTTCAACCTGGACGCGTACCAGTCGATCTTCAACGGCGGGGTCGTGCAGCGCGCGCTGATGGTGAGTGCGGTGGTCGCCGTGGGCGGCACGCTGATCAGCCTGGCCGGGTCGACGATGCTCGCGTACGCGCTGAGCCGGTCGGGGACGTTCGGGCAGCGGCCGATCCTGATGATCGTGCTGTTCAGCGTGCTGTTCAGCCCCGGGCTGATCCCGAACTACCTGGTGGTCAAGGAGTTCGGGCTGCTCGACTCGCTGCTCGCGCTGATCCTGCCGACGGCGATCAGCGGATTCAACGTGATCGTGCTGCGCTCGTTCTTCATGGGCATCCCGGACTCCGTGCTCGACTCCGCGCGGATCGACGGGGCCGGCGACTTCCGGATCTTCTGGTCGATCGTGCTGCCGCTGTCCCGGGCGGTACTGGCGGTCGTCGGGCTGTTCTACGCGGTCGGGTACTGGAACGCGTTCTTCAACGCGATGCTCTACATCAACGACACCGCGAAGTGGCCGCTGCAGCTGGTACTGCGGACGTACGTCGTCAACAACACCGAGCTCAGCAGC containing:
- a CDS encoding carbohydrate ABC transporter permease; translation: MTSIEAKGIDDGPAMPARVLKGVVLVICCAVVIVPFIGVISTSIASQEHVTNSGGFVLWPDAFNLDAYQSIFNGGVVQRALMVSAVVAVGGTLISLAGSTMLAYALSRSGTFGQRPILMIVLFSVLFSPGLIPNYLVVKEFGLLDSLLALILPTAISGFNVIVLRSFFMGIPDSVLDSARIDGAGDFRIFWSIVLPLSRAVLAVVGLFYAVGYWNAFFNAMLYINDTAKWPLQLVLRTYVVNNTELSSGDLGGASADQLPPQESIQMAILVVSLVPILIVYPFLQRHFAKGMLTGAVKG